The Streptomyces sp. NL15-2K genome contains a region encoding:
- a CDS encoding universal stress protein produces the protein MELPLVVGVDGSDSSLEAVDWAVDEAARLGLSLRLVYASLWERYEGGRPSFSTGRPAEEVMAQHIAASCAERARLRNPEVKVSSDVLPDDAVSALLHAAHESFALVTGSRGRGEIAGVLLGSVSLAVAARAVCPVIVVRGGERNRQGSFGRVVVGLGDSAEGSAAVRFAFREAEARGCALHAVRAWRRPAHEHVDHPLIADDAAGAHEERASALLTDALRDAVRNHPRVEVHRQAVEGPAHKVLLDASSDADLVVVGARRRHGHVGLQLGRVAHALLHHAQCPVVVVPQRA, from the coding sequence ATGGAGCTCCCGCTGGTCGTGGGTGTCGACGGATCGGATTCCAGCCTGGAGGCCGTGGACTGGGCGGTGGACGAGGCGGCGCGCCTCGGGCTGTCTCTGCGGCTCGTCTACGCCTCTTTGTGGGAGCGGTACGAGGGAGGCCGCCCGTCCTTCAGTACTGGCCGTCCGGCCGAAGAGGTCATGGCCCAGCACATCGCCGCGTCCTGCGCGGAACGCGCCCGGCTGCGCAACCCAGAGGTGAAGGTCTCCAGCGACGTACTGCCCGACGACGCCGTGTCCGCGCTCCTGCACGCGGCTCATGAATCCTTCGCCCTGGTCACGGGCTCCCGCGGCCGCGGTGAGATCGCCGGGGTCCTGTTGGGATCGGTCAGCCTCGCGGTGGCCGCCCGTGCCGTGTGCCCGGTGATCGTGGTTCGCGGCGGGGAGCGGAACCGGCAGGGCTCCTTCGGCCGGGTGGTGGTCGGCCTCGGCGACTCCGCGGAGGGCTCGGCCGCCGTGCGGTTCGCCTTCCGCGAGGCCGAGGCGCGCGGCTGCGCCCTGCATGCCGTGCGGGCCTGGCGCCGCCCCGCCCATGAACACGTGGACCATCCCCTGATCGCGGATGATGCCGCCGGTGCCCACGAGGAGCGCGCCTCCGCCCTCCTCACCGATGCCCTGCGCGACGCCGTACGCAATCACCCGCGGGTCGAAGTGCATCGCCAGGCGGTCGAAGGCCCCGCCCACAAGGTCCTCCTTGACGCCTCCTCCGACGCCGACCTGGTGGTCGTGGGTGCGCGCAGGCGCCACGGCCATGTCGGTCTGCAGCTCGGCAGGGTCGCCCACGCCCTGCTGCATCACGCCCAGTGTCCGGTGGTCGTCGTCCCGCAACGGGCCTGA
- a CDS encoding glycosyl hydrolase family 65 protein, with amino-acid sequence MSEWTWEYEGYDPAGERLRESLCTLGNGYFATRGAVPESRASLVHYPATYAAGVYNRLESTVAGRRVVNEDLVNLPNWLLLRFRLRFADGSAGPWFSPDRQQPLDHRHSLDLRRATLTRTFRFRDDEAGVLGVEQVRLVHMADPHLAALRTVVTAEDWSGEIEVESVLDGDVINSNVHRYRSLNRHHLVRVRTGASATDVTWLSCHTSTSDIGIAMAARTVAVGQPPTSSELRPSHRRAVHRLVIPVAPGRPAVVDKTVALHTSRDPAISDPLGAAVDRVTTAAGFPALVDSHVAAWARLWRGADVQVPGEAGRVLRLHLFHVLQTLSPHTADLDVGVPARGLHGEAYRGHVFWDELFVLPYLNLRFPEVSRALLNYRHRRLSQACRAAHAAGRAGAMYPWQSGSDGREETQELHLNPRSGRWLPDNSRLQHHVGSAIAYNVWQYCEASGDTEYLHTKGAEMLLQIARFWADSAEFAPGLGRYRIRGVVGPDEYHDSYPDAARPGLDDNAYTNVTAVWVLSRALDLVRRLPARRRQELFERIALDSGELPKWEEVSRRLRVPFHHGVISQFDGYGDLAELDWDAYRSRYNSIRRLDRILEAEGDSVNRYQASKQADVLMLGYLFSPAELHALFHRLGYDVDDEVWHRTVDYYLQRTSHGSTLSGLVHGLVLARARRAEAWSYVQEALEADIADIQGGTTGEGIHLGAMAGTLDLVQRGLTGLETREDALWLDPVPLPALSEYGFSLRYRGHWGVGIRRRSGQLEIRVPDSEESPIRVVLADRAVTVAPGETCTLVLSES; translated from the coding sequence ATGTCGGAGTGGACCTGGGAGTACGAGGGCTACGACCCGGCCGGCGAGCGGCTGCGCGAGTCGTTGTGCACGCTCGGCAACGGCTACTTCGCCACCCGCGGCGCCGTACCCGAGAGCAGGGCGAGTCTGGTGCACTACCCGGCCACCTACGCGGCCGGGGTCTACAACCGCCTGGAGTCGACCGTGGCGGGGCGGCGGGTGGTGAACGAGGACCTGGTGAATCTCCCGAACTGGCTGCTATTGCGGTTCCGTCTCCGTTTCGCCGACGGCTCGGCGGGCCCATGGTTCTCTCCCGACAGGCAGCAGCCGCTCGATCACCGGCACAGTCTGGATCTGCGCCGGGCCACTCTGACACGCACGTTCCGGTTCCGGGACGACGAGGCAGGCGTGCTGGGTGTGGAGCAGGTCCGGCTGGTGCACATGGCGGATCCTCACCTGGCCGCGCTGCGGACCGTTGTCACAGCCGAGGACTGGTCCGGAGAGATTGAGGTGGAGTCCGTCCTCGACGGCGACGTGATCAACAGCAACGTGCACCGTTACAGGTCCCTCAACCGGCACCACCTGGTCCGTGTACGGACCGGCGCGTCCGCGACCGACGTGACGTGGTTGAGCTGCCACACCAGCACCTCCGATATCGGCATCGCCATGGCGGCCCGTACGGTCGCCGTCGGGCAGCCGCCCACGTCGTCGGAGCTTCGGCCGTCTCACCGCCGTGCCGTACACCGGCTGGTGATACCGGTCGCTCCAGGCCGGCCCGCCGTCGTGGACAAGACCGTGGCCCTGCACACCTCCCGTGACCCGGCGATCAGTGACCCGCTCGGCGCGGCCGTCGACCGGGTGACCACGGCTGCGGGCTTCCCGGCGCTTGTGGACTCCCATGTCGCTGCCTGGGCGCGGTTGTGGCGGGGCGCGGACGTCCAGGTGCCCGGGGAGGCGGGCCGTGTCCTGCGCCTGCATCTGTTCCATGTGCTGCAGACGTTGTCGCCGCACACCGCGGACCTGGACGTGGGCGTGCCGGCCCGTGGGCTGCACGGCGAGGCGTACCGGGGCCATGTCTTCTGGGACGAGCTGTTCGTGCTGCCGTATCTGAACCTGCGTTTCCCCGAGGTCTCGCGGGCCCTGCTCAACTACCGTCACCGACGCCTGTCCCAGGCATGCCGCGCGGCCCACGCGGCGGGCCGAGCCGGGGCGATGTACCCCTGGCAGTCCGGCAGCGACGGCCGTGAGGAGACACAGGAGCTACACCTCAACCCCCGCTCGGGCCGCTGGCTGCCGGACAACTCCAGGCTCCAGCACCACGTCGGCTCGGCGATCGCCTACAACGTCTGGCAGTACTGCGAAGCGAGCGGTGACACCGAGTACCTGCATACCAAGGGCGCGGAGATGCTGTTGCAGATCGCCCGATTCTGGGCGGACAGCGCGGAGTTCGCCCCCGGCCTCGGTCGGTACCGCATCCGGGGCGTGGTCGGCCCCGACGAGTACCACGACAGCTACCCCGACGCCGCCCGGCCGGGCCTGGACGACAACGCGTACACCAACGTCACCGCCGTCTGGGTCCTCAGTCGCGCCCTGGACCTGGTGCGGCGCCTTCCGGCACGGCGCCGGCAGGAGCTGTTCGAGCGCATCGCGCTGGACAGCGGCGAACTCCCGAAGTGGGAGGAGGTTTCCCGGCGGCTGCGAGTGCCCTTCCACCACGGCGTCATCAGCCAGTTCGACGGCTACGGCGACCTGGCCGAGCTGGACTGGGACGCATACCGCAGCCGCTACAACAGCATCCGGCGGCTGGACCGCATCCTCGAAGCCGAGGGCGACTCCGTGAACCGCTACCAAGCCTCCAAACAGGCCGACGTCCTGATGCTCGGCTACCTCTTCTCGCCCGCCGAACTGCATGCCCTGTTCCACCGTCTCGGGTACGACGTGGACGACGAGGTCTGGCACAGGACCGTCGACTACTACCTTCAGCGCACCAGCCACGGCTCCACCCTCAGCGGACTCGTCCACGGCCTCGTCCTCGCCCGGGCCAGACGAGCCGAGGCGTGGAGTTACGTCCAGGAGGCCCTGGAGGCGGACATCGCCGACATCCAGGGCGGCACGACCGGCGAAGGCATCCACCTCGGCGCCATGGCCGGGACCCTGGATCTGGTGCAACGCGGCCTGACGGGCCTGGAGACGCGTGAGGACGCCCTCTGGCTGGACCCGGTACCCCTTCCCGCACTGTCGGAGTACGGGTTCTCCCTGCGTTACCGCGGCCACTGGGGTGTCGGCATAAGGCGCCGGAGCGGACAGCTGGAGATCCGGGTGCCCGACTCGGAGGAGTCACCGATCCGGGTGGTGCTGGCCGACCGGGCCGTGACCGTCGCGCCCGGAGAGACCTGCACGCTCGTGCTGTCGGAGAGCTGA
- a CDS encoding potassium channel family protein, with translation MKWLVSLVGAGLVMLTLRDLFHTLWHPTRHGGLSRLVMTALWRLARRFRARRRVVGLVGPLAMVTVVGMWAFTVVLGWAIVYWPHMPGAFAFAPGSKAAQEPALLDSVYLSLVTVATLGLGDIAPGEGWLRLVSPLEALVGFALLTATVSWVLEIYPALTRRRVLAIRLALLRDSAPTPQQIDCTAGALLLDSLATEVVRVRIDFTQYAEAYYFHDGEDHSSLAATVGYAATLAQRGQAAQRPEVRLAGDLLAGALKDLAAILDQRFLHTGGTATEVFAAYAADHGRSLAQP, from the coding sequence ATGAAGTGGTTGGTCTCGCTGGTCGGTGCCGGGCTCGTCATGCTCACCCTGCGGGACCTCTTCCATACCCTCTGGCACCCGACCCGCCACGGCGGCCTGAGCCGCCTCGTGATGACGGCGCTGTGGCGCCTGGCCCGGCGCTTTCGCGCGCGCAGGCGGGTGGTCGGCCTCGTCGGGCCGCTCGCCATGGTCACGGTGGTGGGCATGTGGGCCTTCACCGTCGTCCTCGGCTGGGCCATCGTCTACTGGCCCCACATGCCCGGGGCGTTCGCCTTCGCGCCCGGTTCCAAGGCGGCGCAGGAGCCCGCGCTGCTGGACTCCGTGTACCTGTCGCTCGTCACGGTGGCCACCCTGGGCCTGGGGGACATCGCACCCGGTGAGGGCTGGCTCCGCCTGGTCTCACCGTTGGAGGCCCTCGTCGGCTTCGCACTCCTGACGGCCACGGTCTCCTGGGTGCTGGAGATCTACCCGGCGCTGACCCGCAGGAGGGTCCTCGCCATCCGGCTGGCCCTGCTGCGCGACTCGGCCCCGACGCCGCAGCAGATCGACTGCACGGCCGGGGCGCTGCTGCTCGACAGCCTGGCCACCGAAGTCGTACGCGTGCGTATCGACTTCACCCAGTACGCCGAGGCGTACTACTTCCACGACGGGGAGGACCACTCGTCGCTGGCGGCCACGGTCGGCTACGCCGCCACTCTCGCCCAGCGAGGACAGGCAGCCCAGCGGCCGGAGGTGCGCCTGGCAGGTGACTTGCTCGCCGGGGCGCTGAAGGACCTCGCCGCCATCCTTGACCAGCGTTTTCTCCACACCGGTGGCACGGCGACGGAAGTCTTCGCCGCGTACGCCGCAGACCATGGGCGCAGCCTCGCACAGCCCTGA
- a CDS encoding cation-translocating P-type ATPase gives MSEQRGDRGFDAGTDAPRSTPSASSAAGLSSPEAARRQTRYGPNAIPTEPRAPVWRRVLQQLRDPLILVLLVAAALTIATGDLSDAAVILLVITVNTAVGVVQEVRAEQAVMALSAMSAPTARVVRDGEERSLPAAEVVPGDLVLVAEGDIVPADGEVLAAALLLADESSLTGESVPVEKAPDSDPSHGMVSAGTVVVRGHGRVVITATGAHSALGRIASLMGAAPGLTPLQRRLAGFGRVLAAAIVALCALVLALGLVRGQPVELMIVAAISLAVAAVPESLPAVVTLALALGARRMADRHAIVRRLPAVETLGSVTVIATDKTGTLTEGRMAAERLWTPHGEVTVLGTGYEPQGRVVRDGETVTANDAPDLAALLRVAMLCNDAALEPPPDGSAEWRALGDPTEAALLVAGARLGLDRAALDRELPRVEEIPFDSGRKRMTTVHRRPDGAVRVACKGAPESLLRPQVLADGPDLLARAVAQAEVLARDGYRVLAVASADHEEALEPSGTWESGLLLLGLVGILDPPRAASEPSIAACKRAGIVPVLITGDHPLTARAVADRLGIASREEEVTTGQRIREGTAGELTGVRVYARTTPEQKLDIVEAWRGAGQVVAMTGDGVNDGPALRRADIGVAMGRRGTEVARQAADLVLADDNPATIVSAVEEGRRVYANVRRFLLYALAGGTAEILVMLLGPFLGMPLPLLPAQILWINLLTHGLPGVALGAEPVAPDAMRHPPRPPEESVLGAGLWPRILLMGAFIATVTLVAGVWAREAGRPWQSMIFLVLGATQLGVALGSRARPGSLANPFLLVAVAAALGLQAAGVYLPPLRDLLGTELLSLGDLAIACALSGLGHVVMRLQARLWPERQPRAALAVGGDPGGRRSRSARAKGLR, from the coding sequence GTGAGCGAGCAGCGGGGTGACCGGGGTTTTGATGCGGGCACCGACGCACCCCGTTCGACACCATCCGCGTCTTCCGCGGCGGGTCTGTCGTCGCCCGAGGCCGCGCGTCGACAGACGCGTTACGGGCCCAACGCGATCCCGACGGAGCCGCGTGCCCCTGTGTGGCGGCGGGTGCTGCAGCAGTTGCGGGACCCGCTGATCCTGGTGCTGTTGGTGGCAGCCGCCTTGACGATCGCCACCGGTGATCTCTCCGATGCCGCCGTGATTCTGCTCGTCATCACGGTGAACACCGCGGTCGGCGTCGTTCAGGAGGTACGAGCCGAGCAGGCCGTGATGGCCCTGTCCGCCATGAGTGCTCCCACCGCCAGAGTCGTACGGGACGGTGAGGAACGTTCCCTCCCTGCTGCCGAGGTGGTGCCCGGCGATCTGGTGCTGGTGGCCGAGGGGGACATCGTGCCCGCCGACGGGGAGGTACTGGCCGCGGCCTTGCTGCTGGCGGACGAGTCCTCGCTGACGGGGGAGTCCGTCCCGGTGGAGAAGGCTCCCGACAGCGACCCCTCACACGGCATGGTGTCGGCGGGCACGGTCGTCGTCCGCGGCCACGGACGCGTCGTGATCACCGCCACGGGAGCCCACAGCGCGCTAGGCCGGATCGCATCCCTGATGGGTGCCGCGCCCGGTCTGACCCCGCTGCAGCGCCGGCTGGCGGGGTTCGGCCGGGTTCTGGCAGCCGCCATCGTGGCCCTGTGCGCCCTGGTCCTGGCTCTCGGGCTGGTGCGCGGGCAGCCCGTGGAACTGATGATCGTGGCGGCGATCAGCCTTGCCGTCGCCGCCGTACCGGAGTCCCTGCCCGCCGTCGTGACGCTCGCGCTCGCCCTGGGGGCACGGCGGATGGCGGACCGGCACGCCATCGTCCGCAGGCTGCCCGCGGTGGAGACGCTGGGCTCCGTCACGGTGATCGCCACCGACAAGACCGGCACCCTGACCGAGGGCCGAATGGCCGCCGAACGGCTGTGGACGCCGCACGGAGAGGTCACGGTCCTGGGCACCGGCTACGAGCCCCAGGGCCGGGTCGTCCGCGACGGAGAAACGGTCACGGCGAACGACGCACCCGACCTGGCGGCGTTGCTGCGCGTCGCGATGCTGTGCAACGACGCGGCGCTGGAGCCTCCGCCGGACGGCTCCGCGGAGTGGCGCGCGCTGGGTGACCCCACCGAGGCCGCGCTGCTCGTGGCAGGGGCCCGGCTCGGGCTGGACCGGGCGGCGCTGGACCGCGAACTGCCGCGAGTCGAGGAGATTCCGTTCGACAGCGGCCGCAAGCGCATGACGACCGTCCACCGTCGGCCGGATGGAGCAGTGCGGGTCGCGTGCAAGGGAGCGCCGGAGTCCCTGCTCCGGCCGCAGGTCCTGGCCGACGGTCCGGACCTGCTCGCCCGGGCGGTCGCTCAGGCGGAGGTACTGGCGCGTGACGGGTACCGGGTGCTCGCCGTCGCGTCGGCCGACCACGAGGAGGCGTTGGAGCCGTCCGGGACATGGGAGTCGGGCCTGTTGCTGCTCGGCCTTGTCGGCATCCTGGACCCGCCCCGCGCCGCTTCCGAGCCGTCGATCGCCGCCTGCAAACGGGCCGGTATCGTCCCTGTACTCATCACCGGCGACCATCCGCTGACCGCCCGGGCCGTGGCCGACCGCCTCGGCATTGCCTCCCGGGAGGAGGAGGTCACCACCGGGCAACGGATCCGGGAAGGAACGGCGGGCGAGCTGACCGGCGTACGCGTCTACGCCCGGACCACTCCCGAGCAGAAGCTGGACATCGTCGAGGCATGGCGAGGGGCCGGGCAGGTCGTGGCGATGACGGGGGATGGGGTCAACGACGGTCCGGCCCTGCGTCGCGCCGACATCGGTGTCGCGATGGGGCGGCGCGGCACCGAAGTGGCCCGCCAGGCAGCCGACCTGGTGCTCGCCGACGACAACCCGGCCACCATCGTGTCGGCCGTCGAAGAGGGGCGCCGGGTCTATGCCAACGTGCGCCGGTTCCTGCTCTACGCGCTCGCCGGGGGCACCGCGGAGATCCTGGTCATGCTCCTCGGCCCCTTCCTGGGGATGCCGCTGCCGCTGCTGCCCGCACAGATCCTGTGGATCAACCTGCTCACCCACGGCCTGCCCGGCGTCGCCCTCGGTGCGGAGCCCGTCGCCCCGGACGCGATGCGCCATCCGCCACGGCCCCCCGAGGAGAGCGTGCTGGGCGCCGGCCTGTGGCCGCGCATCCTGCTCATGGGGGCCTTCATCGCCACGGTGACCCTGGTGGCCGGCGTGTGGGCCCGTGAGGCGGGCCGCCCCTGGCAGTCCATGATCTTCCTGGTCCTCGGCGCGACCCAGCTGGGCGTTGCCCTGGGCTCCCGCGCCCGTCCTGGAAGCCTGGCCAACCCGTTCCTGCTGGTTGCCGTGGCTGCGGCCTTGGGCCTCCAGGCGGCCGGTGTCTATCTGCCCCCTCTCCGGGACCTGTTGGGCACAGAGTTGCTGTCGCTCGGGGACCTGGCGATCGCCTGCGCGTTGTCCGGTCTCGGCCATGTGGTCATGCGTTTGCAGGCACGGCTGTGGCCGGAGCGGCAGCCGCGCGCCGCCTTGGCGGTAGGAGGTGATCCGGGTGGTCGGCGTTCCCGCTCCGCCCGAGCAAAGGGGCTCCGCTGA
- a CDS encoding MFS transporter yields the protein MLALATAGFMTGFWAWALLGPLGPTLREDLGLSSFQQSLVVAVPVLVGSLGRIPVGALTDRVGAHRMFPLVTALTVLPVLYLGHLADSLAEFLIGGFFLGLGGTTFAVGVPFVNAWYPPERRGLALGIFGIGTGGTAISAFTTVQLADAVDRSFPFTLVAGILAVYAVTAHFLLRDQPERAIPAGSLLARTTATMRMPTAWQLAFLYAMAFGGFVAFSVYLPTYLTTAYDLGRSDAALRTAGFVVLAVAARPVGGWLSDRLHPVPVLIGAYAAIAGLALLASLELALIPLGTLAFLGMAAALGTASGAVFALVARLVPTDQVGSVTGLVGAAGGLGGFFPPLVMGAVYSIADDYTWGYLLLALTAAATCAFTATVVRRHALRPDVRGRGA from the coding sequence ATGCTGGCTCTGGCCACGGCCGGGTTCATGACCGGCTTCTGGGCGTGGGCTCTTCTGGGACCGCTCGGCCCGACGCTCCGCGAGGACCTGGGCCTCAGCTCGTTCCAGCAGTCCCTGGTGGTGGCCGTGCCGGTCCTGGTCGGCTCGCTGGGCCGGATCCCGGTCGGAGCCCTGACCGACCGCGTCGGCGCCCACCGGATGTTTCCCCTCGTCACCGCCCTGACCGTCCTGCCCGTGCTCTACCTGGGCCATCTGGCCGACTCCCTGGCCGAGTTCCTCATCGGCGGCTTCTTCCTCGGGTTGGGCGGCACCACGTTCGCCGTCGGCGTCCCGTTCGTCAACGCCTGGTACCCGCCCGAGCGGCGCGGCCTGGCGCTCGGCATCTTCGGCATCGGAACCGGGGGAACCGCCATCTCGGCGTTCACCACCGTGCAGCTGGCCGATGCCGTCGACCGGAGTTTTCCCTTCACCCTCGTCGCAGGCATCCTGGCCGTCTACGCCGTCACCGCCCACTTCCTCCTGCGCGACCAGCCCGAACGCGCCATCCCGGCCGGCTCGCTCCTCGCGCGCACCACCGCCACCATGCGGATGCCCACCGCCTGGCAGCTGGCCTTCCTCTACGCCATGGCCTTCGGCGGGTTCGTGGCCTTCAGCGTCTACCTGCCCACCTACCTCACCACCGCCTACGATCTCGGGCGCTCCGACGCCGCCCTGCGCACCGCCGGCTTCGTGGTCCTCGCGGTCGCCGCGCGCCCGGTGGGCGGCTGGCTCTCCGACCGGCTCCACCCCGTCCCCGTGCTCATCGGGGCGTACGCCGCCATCGCCGGACTCGCCCTCCTCGCCTCCCTCGAACTCGCGCTGATCCCGCTCGGCACACTGGCCTTCCTCGGCATGGCCGCAGCCCTGGGAACCGCCTCGGGTGCCGTGTTCGCCCTGGTCGCCCGCCTCGTGCCCACCGACCAGGTCGGATCGGTCACCGGCCTCGTCGGCGCCGCCGGCGGACTGGGCGGCTTCTTCCCACCCCTGGTCATGGGCGCGGTATACAGCATCGCCGACGACTACACCTGGGGATACCTGCTCCTGGCCCTCACCGCTGCCGCCACCTGTGCTTTCACCGCGACCGTGGTCCGGCGCCATGCCCTGCGCCCGGATGTACGCGGGCGAGGCGCATGA
- the fdhF gene encoding formate dehydrogenase subunit alpha: protein MNGITVEVDGTGVEVPEESSLLTAVRAAGIELPALCSDDRLSPAGSCRTCLVRAGGRIAAACVTPASPGMRVDTRGDEVVRLRRDAVEVIVSPLPPRALADDSPSELAHVCRSLGIGPEAAQGAGGRGGDESHPYVHLDRDLCIACGRCVRMCSELQGTFALTLVGRGGDTVVAPGTGGPWAESDCVACGGCVDTCPTGAITQPGPARGLTSAFHPAQARTRTTCGYCGVGCTLDVIAQDGEVTAVLPARDGPVNRGHACVKGRFSHGFRTSPERLTRPLLRRDGVLEPVGWDEALAHVARGLRAAVDVGGPDSVAAISSARATNEENYLVQKFMRVVIGTNNVDNCSRLCHSPSAAGLSASFGLSGGTDTFDDVERADCLLVVGANPVEAHPVVGARLLRRVLHGARLVVADPRAVGLALHADVHLRPRPGTNVALFHGLAHVLLAEGLADEAFLRERATGLPELTELLADYPPDRVADLTGVPAPDLVAAARLYGSAEQPAIVYGLGVTEHLHGTDGVRSLANLAILRGAVGTDRGYGVNPLRGQNNVQGASDMGALPDLLPGYGKVTDPAVRARAEDVWGVPVPRRPGLRIPDMFAAARAGDLRALWVIGEDVCATDPDANQVVHALDACPLVVCNELFLSETAQHADVVLPVASWLEKDGTFVNFDRRFQRVRPAVPPPGQARTDFDALRAVAEAMGVDLACATPADALAECGRLAPVFAGLSHDRLDREGSVPWPCPAPDRPGEAKLYTEHFATPDGRAHLATAPYLPPGERPDDDYPLVLVTGRRWAHYNSGSMTRRGGNLALDPVDFLDLHPDDAGRYDVRDGEQVTVESRHGRARLIARVGDQTAPGQVFCSFHFPASGVNRLTSDVADTVTSCPEYKVTAVRVAVS from the coding sequence ATGAACGGAATCACTGTCGAGGTCGACGGCACCGGCGTCGAGGTACCCGAGGAGTCGTCGCTCCTCACAGCGGTGCGGGCGGCCGGGATCGAGCTGCCCGCGCTGTGCTCCGACGACCGGCTCAGTCCCGCCGGGTCATGCCGTACGTGTCTCGTACGGGCTGGGGGGCGCATCGCGGCGGCCTGTGTCACTCCGGCCTCACCCGGCATGCGCGTGGATACCAGAGGCGACGAGGTTGTGCGGCTGCGCCGGGACGCGGTGGAGGTCATCGTCTCCCCACTGCCGCCCCGGGCCCTCGCCGACGACAGTCCCAGCGAACTGGCCCATGTCTGCCGGTCGCTGGGCATCGGCCCCGAGGCGGCGCAGGGCGCCGGAGGCCGGGGCGGGGACGAGTCCCACCCGTACGTCCACTTGGACCGGGACCTGTGCATCGCCTGCGGCCGGTGCGTGCGGATGTGCTCCGAGTTGCAGGGCACCTTTGCCCTCACCCTGGTCGGCAGAGGCGGCGACACCGTCGTGGCCCCCGGCACCGGCGGGCCCTGGGCCGAGTCGGACTGCGTGGCCTGCGGCGGCTGCGTGGACACCTGCCCCACGGGGGCGATCACCCAGCCGGGACCGGCGCGGGGACTCACCTCGGCGTTCCACCCCGCTCAGGCCCGGACGCGCACCACATGCGGCTACTGCGGCGTGGGCTGCACCCTCGACGTGATCGCACAGGACGGTGAGGTCACGGCGGTGCTGCCCGCCCGGGACGGCCCGGTCAATCGCGGCCACGCGTGCGTGAAGGGCCGCTTCTCCCACGGATTCCGCACCTCACCGGAACGGCTCACCCGGCCCCTGCTGCGACGCGACGGCGTGCTGGAGCCGGTCGGCTGGGACGAGGCACTGGCCCACGTCGCCCGGGGACTGCGGGCCGCCGTCGACGTCGGCGGCCCGGACTCCGTGGCGGCGATCTCCTCGGCCCGCGCCACCAACGAGGAGAACTACCTCGTACAGAAGTTCATGCGGGTCGTCATCGGAACCAACAACGTCGACAACTGCTCCCGCCTCTGCCACTCCCCCTCCGCCGCCGGCCTCAGCGCTTCCTTCGGGCTCTCCGGCGGCACCGACACCTTCGACGACGTGGAGCGGGCCGACTGCCTGCTGGTGGTCGGGGCCAATCCCGTCGAGGCCCACCCGGTGGTCGGAGCTCGGCTGCTGAGGCGGGTCCTCCACGGGGCCAGGCTGGTCGTCGCCGACCCGCGTGCCGTGGGCCTCGCCCTGCACGCCGATGTGCATCTGCGTCCGCGTCCCGGCACCAACGTGGCGCTCTTCCACGGGCTCGCCCATGTCCTGCTCGCCGAAGGGCTGGCCGACGAGGCGTTCCTGCGCGAACGCGCCACCGGACTCCCGGAGCTGACCGAACTGCTGGCCGACTACCCGCCGGACCGGGTCGCGGACCTCACCGGCGTGCCGGCCCCGGACCTGGTCGCCGCCGCCCGCCTCTACGGCAGCGCCGAGCAGCCGGCCATCGTCTACGGCCTGGGCGTGACCGAGCACCTCCACGGCACCGACGGGGTACGGTCCCTGGCCAACCTGGCGATCCTGCGCGGCGCCGTGGGCACCGACCGGGGGTACGGGGTCAACCCCCTGCGCGGCCAGAACAACGTCCAGGGCGCCTCCGACATGGGCGCCCTGCCCGACCTGCTGCCCGGGTACGGAAAGGTGACCGACCCGGCCGTCCGCGCGCGGGCCGAGGACGTCTGGGGCGTACCGGTCCCAAGGCGGCCCGGCCTGCGGATCCCGGACATGTTCGCCGCCGCACGAGCCGGGGATCTGCGGGCGCTGTGGGTCATCGGCGAGGACGTCTGCGCCACCGACCCCGACGCGAACCAGGTCGTCCATGCCCTGGACGCCTGCCCGCTCGTCGTCTGCAACGAACTGTTCCTGTCCGAGACGGCCCAGCACGCCGACGTCGTACTGCCGGTTGCCTCCTGGTTGGAGAAGGACGGGACCTTCGTCAACTTCGACCGCCGGTTCCAGCGCGTCCGCCCCGCCGTGCCCCCACCGGGACAGGCCCGCACCGACTTCGACGCCCTTCGGGCCGTCGCCGAAGCCATGGGAGTCGACCTGGCCTGCGCGACTCCCGCCGACGCCCTCGCCGAGTGTGGCCGGCTCGCGCCCGTCTTCGCCGGGCTCTCGCACGACCGACTGGACCGCGAGGGCTCCGTGCCATGGCCCTGTCCCGCCCCCGACCGGCCGGGAGAAGCCAAGCTGTACACCGAGCACTTCGCCACACCGGACGGCCGGGCCCACCTGGCCACCGCCCCCTATCTCCCCCCGGGCGAACGACCCGACGACGACTATCCGCTGGTCCTGGTCACCGGGCGGCGCTGGGCTCACTACAACTCCGGAAGCATGACGCGGCGCGGCGGCAACCTCGCGCTCGACCCGGTTGACTTCCTTGACCTCCACCCCGACGACGCCGGACGGTACGACGTGCGCGATGGCGAGCAGGTAACGGTGGAGAGCCGACACGGCCGAGCCCGGCTCATCGCTCGTGTCGGTGACCAGACAGCCCCCGGCCAGGTCTTCTGCTCCTTCCACTTCCCCGCGAGCGGAGTGAACCGCCTCACCTCCGACGTGGCAGATACCGTCACCTCCTGCCCCGAGTACAAGGTCACGGCGGTCCGCGTGGCTGTGTCGTAA